The bacterium genome has a window encoding:
- a CDS encoding CCA tRNA nucleotidyltransferase, with amino-acid sequence MGSFHTARDIVRRLKAAGFDTYLAGGCVRDRLLGRDPADYDIATAAPPEQVRALFDRTVDVGEAFGVIRVREDDGEYEVATFRAEGPYLDGRHPASVRYATAREDVARRDFTVNGLLYDPEADEVLDYVGGRRDLAARQIRTIGDPVTRFTEDRLRLLRAVRLAVELGFEIAPETGAALRRLARGIADVSPERIRDELIRIVTGPDSRRALGLLHETGLLDVILPEVANEVGVPQPAAFHPEGDVFTHTLLAMAQLRAPSATLAMATLLHDVGKPSTLVHADRIRFSRHDEVGAALARVALERLRFPRRAADRIVALVGRHMVFKDVMQMRPSRLRRLVADEAFPELLELHRADCAASHGDLSTYAWVRAFVERLAGEPPVPPPLITGTDVLALGLPAGPGVGRVLHIVENARLDGEIQTREQALALARRLTSEGAPPAPGGVGDGSTSTR; translated from the coding sequence ATGGGCAGCTTCCACACCGCGCGTGATATCGTCCGGCGCCTGAAGGCCGCCGGGTTTGACACCTACCTCGCCGGCGGATGCGTGCGCGACCGCCTGCTGGGCCGCGACCCGGCCGACTACGACATCGCCACCGCTGCCCCTCCCGAACAGGTGCGCGCGCTCTTCGACCGCACCGTTGACGTCGGCGAGGCGTTCGGCGTGATCCGGGTCCGCGAGGACGATGGCGAGTACGAGGTGGCGACATTTCGCGCCGAAGGGCCCTACCTCGACGGCCGCCATCCCGCTTCGGTCCGGTATGCCACCGCCCGGGAAGACGTGGCGCGGCGCGACTTCACGGTCAACGGCCTGCTCTACGACCCTGAAGCGGACGAGGTGCTCGATTACGTCGGCGGGCGCCGGGATCTGGCCGCCCGACAGATCCGGACAATCGGTGACCCGGTCACCCGATTCACCGAGGACCGGCTGCGCCTGCTCCGCGCCGTGCGGCTGGCGGTCGAACTGGGTTTTGAGATCGCCCCCGAGACCGGGGCGGCGCTTCGGCGGTTGGCGCGCGGGATCGCCGACGTGAGCCCCGAGCGGATTCGCGATGAGCTGATCCGGATCGTGACCGGGCCCGATTCCCGCCGGGCGCTCGGCCTGCTGCACGAGACCGGCCTGCTCGACGTCATCCTCCCCGAGGTGGCCAACGAGGTCGGGGTGCCGCAGCCGGCGGCGTTCCACCCCGAGGGGGATGTGTTCACGCACACCCTGCTGGCCATGGCTCAGCTGCGGGCCCCATCGGCGACGTTGGCGATGGCCACCCTGCTGCACGATGTCGGAAAGCCTTCCACGCTGGTGCACGCCGACCGGATCCGGTTCTCCCGGCACGACGAGGTCGGGGCCGCGCTCGCCCGCGTCGCCCTGGAGCGTCTCCGGTTCCCCCGCCGTGCCGCCGATCGGATCGTCGCGTTGGTCGGAAGGCACATGGTCTTCAAAGACGTCATGCAGATGCGGCCCTCACGGCTCCGGCGCCTCGTGGCGGACGAGGCCTTTCCGGAGTTGTTGGAGCTCCACCGAGCCGACTGCGCCGCGAGCCACGGGGACCTCTCGACGTACGCGTGGGTTCGGGCGTTCGTGGAGCGCCTGGCGGGGGAGCCTCCGGTTCCCCCGCCGCTGATCACGGGGACGGACGTCCTGGCCCTCGGGCTTCCCGCGGGGCCCGGCGTGGGGCGGGTGCTCCACATCGTCGAAAACGCCCGACTCGACGGCGAGATCCAAACGCGCGAGCAGGCGCTGGCGCTGGCGCGGCGCCTCACGTCCGAGGGCGCCCCGCCGGCACCGGGCGGGGTCGGGGACGGATCGACCTCGACCCGCTGA
- a CDS encoding AAA family ATPase, whose product MDTRSGLVVGREAVDEETKPTARLIALVNQKGGCGKTTTAVNLAACLAVSKRRVLLIDLDPQANATVSLGVDPGQLTRTIYHVLVDDPIDGGSAVDLAGVVVPSNVPNLDVAPSSIDLAAAELELSARIGREKSLRKKIIPIRDRYEYIIIDTPPSLGLLTLNALVACEEVIIPIQTHYYALLGMRQLLRTLKVVREEVGHQIEIAGVVPTMYDARTAISKEIIHGIREYFGDKVFASAIHFNIKLVESSMAGVPVFVHLRTSRGAQEYMNLAKEVMALEQKAGSAAART is encoded by the coding sequence ATGGATACGCGCAGCGGCCTGGTCGTGGGGAGGGAAGCTGTGGACGAAGAAACGAAGCCCACGGCGCGCCTGATCGCCCTGGTCAACCAAAAGGGCGGGTGCGGCAAGACGACCACGGCGGTGAACCTCGCCGCCTGCCTTGCCGTCAGCAAGCGGCGGGTTCTCCTGATCGACCTCGACCCGCAAGCCAACGCCACGGTGAGCCTCGGGGTCGATCCCGGCCAGCTGACCAGGACGATCTATCATGTGCTTGTCGATGATCCCATCGACGGCGGCTCGGCGGTCGACCTGGCGGGCGTGGTCGTTCCCTCCAACGTGCCGAACCTCGATGTCGCCCCGTCTTCGATCGACCTGGCCGCCGCGGAATTGGAGCTGTCGGCCCGCATCGGACGCGAGAAGTCGCTGCGGAAAAAGATCATCCCGATTCGAGACCGGTATGAGTACATCATCATCGACACCCCCCCGTCGTTGGGGCTGCTCACCCTCAACGCCCTCGTGGCGTGCGAGGAGGTGATCATCCCGATCCAGACGCACTATTACGCGCTGCTCGGGATGCGCCAACTGCTCCGCACCCTCAAGGTCGTACGGGAGGAAGTCGGCCACCAGATTGAGATCGCCGGGGTCGTGCCGACGATGTACGATGCCCGGACGGCCATCAGCAAGGAGATCATCCACGGCATCCGCGAGTACTTCGGCGACAAGGTCTTCGCCAGCGCCATCCACTTCAACATCAAGCTCGTCGAGTCCAGCATGGCGGGCGTCCCGGTGTTTGTGCACCTGCGCACCTCACGCGGGGCGCAAGAGTACATGAACCTCGCCAAGGAGGTCATGGCGCTTGAACAAAAAGCAGGAAGCGCTGCGGCGCGGACTTAG
- a CDS encoding amidohydrolase/deacetylase family metallohydrolase — MTTPAPAEPYDLAIRGGWVIDPAQDLNGPADVVIRGDRIVAVGHVPGASRTVVDASQRFVSPGWIDLHAHVAHRLTRGSLDPDRDAGVAKGVTTVVDTGSCGAWNYDAFSTYVIQRAATRVMAFVNVSLPGLTVSPVHGAWEHFDQAQTVATVEGHPGEVVGVKVLASYLHCGVMDITPVELAVQAARLSGTRVMCHLGLGPPVIDEVLDHLEEGDIVTHCWHGKGPGSILDRVGRPIRAVRAAADRGVRFDIGHGLSSFSFATARLAMAAGLPLHSISTDLHELNLRHPVRDLATTMAKFLHLGMSLRDVVAATTLGPASAIGWEGEIGTLRPGACADVTVFRLREGPVEYSDASGHTELASVGLEPVTTVRGGRLVAVAAIAGDAP; from the coding sequence ATGACCACGCCCGCCCCGGCGGAGCCCTACGACCTGGCGATCCGCGGAGGGTGGGTCATCGATCCGGCGCAGGATCTCAACGGGCCCGCGGACGTCGTGATCCGCGGGGACCGGATCGTCGCGGTCGGGCACGTCCCGGGCGCGTCCCGCACGGTCGTGGACGCCTCCCAACGTTTCGTCTCCCCCGGGTGGATCGACCTGCACGCCCACGTCGCGCACCGGCTGACCCGGGGAAGCCTCGACCCCGACCGCGACGCGGGTGTGGCGAAGGGCGTCACCACGGTCGTGGACACGGGTTCATGCGGGGCCTGGAACTACGACGCGTTCTCGACCTACGTCATCCAACGCGCCGCGACGCGGGTGATGGCCTTCGTCAACGTCTCGCTCCCGGGGTTGACGGTGTCCCCGGTGCACGGGGCGTGGGAGCACTTCGATCAGGCGCAGACGGTGGCCACGGTGGAGGGACATCCCGGGGAAGTCGTCGGGGTGAAGGTGTTGGCGAGCTACCTCCACTGCGGCGTGATGGATATCACGCCGGTTGAGCTGGCGGTCCAAGCGGCGAGGCTCTCCGGTACTCGGGTGATGTGCCACCTCGGACTGGGGCCTCCGGTGATCGACGAGGTGCTGGATCATCTGGAGGAAGGGGACATCGTGACCCACTGCTGGCACGGGAAAGGGCCCGGCTCGATCCTGGATCGCGTGGGCCGCCCGATCCGGGCGGTGCGGGCGGCGGCGGATCGCGGGGTGCGGTTCGACATCGGCCACGGCCTCTCGAGCTTTTCCTTCGCGACCGCGCGGCTGGCCATGGCGGCCGGGCTGCCGCTGCATTCGATCAGTACCGACCTCCACGAGCTCAACCTCCGTCATCCGGTTCGCGATCTGGCCACCACCATGGCCAAATTTCTCCACCTGGGCATGAGCCTGCGCGACGTTGTCGCGGCGACGACCCTCGGGCCCGCCAGCGCCATTGGATGGGAAGGGGAGATCGGGACGCTCCGTCCCGGGGCGTGCGCGGACGTGACGGTCTTCCGGCTCCGTGAAGGTCCGGTTGAATACAGCGACGCCAGCGGGCACACCGAGCTCGCCTCGGTCGGCCTGGAGCCCGTGACCACGGTGCGGGGGGGGCGTCTCGTTGCCGTCGCGGCGATCGCGGGGGATGCTCCCTGA
- the rimP gene encoding ribosome maturation factor RimP — translation MKRHEVAEQVAVLAGPIAARMGLELVDVEWVGGGGHQILRVLVDRDGRAGVEDCARLSEALSRELDLYDLLAHSYTLEVASPGLDRPLRRLPDFVRFSGRTAAVTTVVPHDGQRRFRGRLLGLVDGRVSLLLEDGREIRLAEEEIAQAKLVVEMSDLREDFRRSRAASASPSRTASGGSAQGEGAPEGERGGPAKGHPERWG, via the coding sequence ATGAAGCGTCACGAGGTAGCCGAGCAGGTGGCGGTGCTCGCCGGACCTATCGCGGCCCGTATGGGTTTGGAGTTGGTCGACGTGGAATGGGTCGGCGGCGGAGGACATCAGATCTTGAGGGTGCTCGTTGACCGAGACGGCCGCGCGGGCGTGGAGGACTGTGCCCGGTTGAGCGAGGCGCTCAGCCGGGAGTTGGATCTGTACGATCTGCTCGCGCATTCCTATACACTGGAAGTGGCGTCGCCGGGCCTCGACCGGCCGCTCCGCCGGCTGCCCGATTTTGTGCGGTTTTCGGGTCGGACAGCGGCGGTGACGACGGTCGTCCCCCACGACGGGCAACGGCGGTTTCGTGGACGATTGCTTGGCCTCGTCGACGGGCGCGTCTCGCTCCTACTGGAGGACGGGAGGGAGATCCGCCTGGCGGAAGAGGAGATCGCGCAGGCGAAGCTCGTTGTGGAGATGTCGGATTTGCGTGAAGACTTCAGGCGATCCAGGGCGGCCTCCGCCTCGCCCTCCCGAACGGCTTCGGGGGGAAGCGCGCAAGGGGAGGGCGCTCCCGAAGGTGAGCGGGGTGGGCCGGCGAAGGGGCATCCGGAGCGCTGGGGGTGA
- the nusA gene encoding transcription termination factor NusA — protein sequence MNNTELIKAIKQLEEEKSLSKDVLIEAIEAALLSAYKKNFGSAAQNIRIELDRETGEQHVFSVRTIVDTVADPTTEIPISEARGWDSEIQVGDTVEVEVTPKDFGRIAAQTAKQVIVQRIREAERDMVYKEFRDREGDIVTGTVQRVERRNVYMDLGRIEAVLPPTEQVPREGYRQNDRVKAYVVEVKQGNRGPQIVVSRTHPGLLKRLFEIEVPEIYEGIVEIRAIAREAGARSKVAVISRDRNVDAVGSCVGPKGSRVQSIVDELRGEKIDIVPWASDSALFVASALSPAKVIRVEISEETKTALVIVPDNQLSLAIGKEGQNARLAAKLTGWRIDIKSESQIKELEARKIFADLPPEEEPAAADDGVAIPAAETPVPVEETPAVGDGPVVENIARVEEKTVAE from the coding sequence GTGAATAACACTGAGCTCATCAAGGCGATCAAACAATTGGAAGAGGAAAAGAGCCTCAGCAAGGACGTCCTCATCGAGGCGATCGAGGCCGCCCTGCTGTCGGCGTATAAGAAGAACTTTGGGTCCGCTGCCCAAAACATTCGGATCGAGTTGGACCGCGAAACGGGTGAGCAGCACGTCTTCAGCGTCCGGACGATCGTCGACACGGTGGCCGACCCGACTACCGAGATTCCCATATCCGAGGCGCGGGGGTGGGATTCCGAGATTCAGGTGGGCGACACCGTTGAGGTGGAAGTGACCCCCAAGGATTTCGGCCGGATCGCCGCGCAGACCGCGAAGCAGGTGATCGTTCAGCGCATTCGTGAAGCCGAGCGCGACATGGTGTACAAGGAGTTCCGCGATCGGGAGGGTGACATCGTCACCGGCACGGTCCAACGCGTGGAGCGGCGGAACGTCTACATGGACCTCGGCCGGATCGAGGCCGTGCTCCCTCCGACCGAGCAGGTGCCGCGGGAAGGGTACCGGCAAAACGACCGCGTGAAGGCCTACGTGGTCGAGGTGAAGCAGGGGAACCGGGGACCGCAGATCGTCGTCTCGCGCACCCATCCCGGGCTGCTGAAGCGGTTGTTCGAGATCGAGGTGCCCGAGATCTACGAGGGCATCGTCGAGATCAGGGCGATCGCCCGCGAGGCAGGTGCGCGGAGTAAGGTGGCGGTGATTTCCCGTGACCGAAACGTCGACGCGGTCGGGTCGTGCGTGGGGCCGAAAGGATCCCGGGTGCAGTCGATCGTGGACGAACTGCGCGGGGAAAAGATCGACATCGTCCCGTGGGCCAGCGACTCGGCGCTCTTTGTGGCGAGCGCGCTCAGCCCGGCGAAGGTGATCCGGGTCGAGATCAGCGAGGAGACGAAGACGGCCCTGGTGATCGTGCCGGATAACCAGTTGTCGTTGGCCATCGGCAAGGAAGGCCAGAACGCACGGCTGGCCGCAAAGCTGACCGGGTGGCGGATCGATATCAAGAGCGAATCGCAAATCAAGGAGCTTGAGGCCCGGAAGATCTTTGCGGACCTCCCCCCGGAGGAGGAACCGGCCGCGGCCGACGATGGGGTCGCCATCCCGGCGGCGGAGACGCCCGTGCCGGTGGAAGAGACCCCCGCCGTCGGGGACGGACCGGTGGTGGAGAACATCGCCCGGGTCGAGGAGAAGACGGTCGCGGAGTGA
- the asnS gene encoding asparagine--tRNA ligase: protein MTTTIDALGTHVGEEVELHGWVYHLRSSGAIHFLVLRDGTGILQAVAVRHELPSPVFEAVGALTQESSVTVGGVVREDRRAPGGFELSLRRLAVVQRAEPYPITSKEHGVEFLMDHRHLWLRSARPHAIMRVRAEVERAICDYLDDRGYVRMDTPILTPSACEGTTTLFETPYFERTAYLAQSGQLYNEATAAALGRVYCFGPTFRAEKSKTRRHLTEFWMVEPEAAFLDLDGCVALAEGMVAFIVQRVLERRRAELLTLERDLAPLDRVRAPFPRISYDEAVAALAARGHPVRWGEDFGGDEETVIGQLHDRPVFVHRYPAQCKAFYMQPDPERPEVVLGADLIAPEGYGEIIGGGERIHDIELLETRIREAKLPRAEYAWYLDLRRYGSVPHSGFGIGIERTVAWICGLEHVRETIPFPRLINRLYP from the coding sequence ATGACCACCACGATCGACGCGTTGGGGACGCACGTCGGCGAGGAGGTCGAGCTCCACGGGTGGGTCTACCATCTCCGGAGCAGCGGGGCGATCCATTTCCTTGTCCTCCGGGACGGGACGGGGATCCTGCAGGCGGTTGCCGTCCGGCACGAACTGCCTTCCCCGGTTTTCGAAGCGGTCGGCGCGCTCACGCAGGAATCCTCGGTCACCGTTGGCGGGGTCGTGCGCGAGGACCGCCGCGCGCCCGGCGGGTTCGAGTTGAGCCTTCGCCGCCTCGCGGTCGTCCAGCGGGCCGAGCCGTACCCCATCACTTCGAAGGAGCATGGGGTGGAGTTTCTGATGGACCACCGCCACCTCTGGCTTCGCAGCGCCCGACCCCATGCGATCATGCGGGTGCGGGCGGAGGTGGAGCGGGCGATCTGCGACTACCTCGACGACCGGGGGTACGTGAGGATGGACACGCCGATTCTCACCCCATCGGCCTGCGAGGGGACGACGACGCTGTTCGAGACCCCGTACTTTGAGCGCACGGCCTACCTCGCCCAGAGCGGCCAGCTCTACAACGAGGCGACCGCCGCTGCCCTCGGGCGGGTCTACTGTTTCGGACCGACGTTTCGGGCGGAGAAGAGCAAGACCCGTCGGCACCTCACCGAGTTCTGGATGGTGGAGCCGGAGGCGGCGTTTTTGGACCTCGACGGCTGCGTCGCGCTGGCCGAGGGAATGGTGGCCTTCATCGTCCAGCGGGTGCTGGAGCGCCGACGGGCGGAGTTGCTGACCCTGGAGCGCGATCTGGCGCCGCTGGACCGCGTGCGCGCTCCGTTCCCGCGCATCTCGTACGATGAGGCCGTCGCGGCGCTGGCGGCTCGCGGGCACCCCGTTCGGTGGGGTGAGGACTTCGGCGGGGACGAGGAGACCGTGATCGGCCAGCTTCACGACCGGCCGGTGTTCGTCCATCGGTACCCCGCGCAGTGCAAGGCGTTCTACATGCAGCCCGATCCCGAGCGTCCTGAGGTGGTGCTGGGGGCCGACCTGATCGCCCCGGAGGGATACGGCGAGATCATCGGGGGCGGGGAACGGATCCACGACATCGAGCTGCTCGAGACCCGGATCCGAGAGGCGAAACTCCCGCGAGCGGAGTACGCCTGGTATCTCGACCTTCGGCGCTACGGCTCGGTTCCCCACAGCGGGTTCGGCATCGGGATCGAACGGACCGTCGCCTGGATCTGCGGGCTCGAGCACGTTCGAGAGACGATCCCGTTTCCACGGTTGATCAACCGCTTGTATCCATGA
- a CDS encoding SigB/SigF/SigG family RNA polymerase sigma factor, producing the protein MTARPRGRRPLPRSEVRALFQRLRRTGDPEAREALILGHESLAIYLARKFSDRGEPLEDLIQVAQIGLIKAIDRYDLTRGIEFTTYVTPTIVGEIKRYFRDKLWSIRVPRRLREVNYALMRAVDELSQRLGRSPTITELADQTGVAFEVALEALEAGRAYAPASLDAETLEEGGEHSVPLSEMVGGEDHSLERLEDRATLEWALRKLPERHQQIVRLRFFDRISQAEIARQLGISQMHVSRLQREALEHLRALVVGQPTDSSG; encoded by the coding sequence ATGACGGCGCGTCCCCGTGGTCGACGTCCGCTCCCGCGGTCGGAGGTCCGCGCCCTTTTCCAGCGGCTTCGCCGGACCGGAGATCCCGAGGCGCGCGAGGCGCTCATTCTCGGCCACGAGAGCCTGGCGATCTATCTCGCGCGGAAGTTCAGCGATCGCGGAGAGCCGCTGGAGGACCTGATCCAGGTGGCTCAAATCGGCCTGATCAAGGCGATCGACCGGTACGATCTCACCCGGGGCATCGAGTTCACCACCTACGTCACGCCGACCATCGTCGGCGAGATTAAGCGGTATTTTCGGGACAAGCTGTGGTCGATTCGTGTCCCGCGGCGGCTCCGGGAGGTCAACTATGCGCTGATGCGCGCGGTCGACGAACTCTCCCAGCGCCTCGGCCGTTCGCCGACGATCACCGAACTGGCAGACCAGACGGGAGTGGCGTTCGAGGTCGCGCTGGAGGCGCTCGAGGCCGGGCGCGCCTACGCCCCCGCCTCCCTGGACGCGGAGACCCTGGAAGAGGGCGGAGAACACAGCGTCCCTCTGAGCGAGATGGTCGGCGGGGAGGACCATTCCCTTGAACGTCTGGAGGATCGGGCCACGCTGGAGTGGGCCCTCCGCAAGCTGCCCGAGCGCCATCAGCAAATCGTGCGCCTGCGGTTTTTCGACCGGATTTCGCAGGCCGAGATTGCCCGCCAGCTCGGCATCTCGCAGATGCACGTGTCCCGTTTGCAGCGGGAGGCCCTCGAGCATCTGCGCGCCCTCGTCGTCGGCCAACCCACCGACAGCTCCGGCTAG
- a CDS encoding YlxR family protein, which translates to MAKVRRLPERQCVACGQVRTKRDLVRVVRTVSGDVRVDPTGKLSGRGAYVCPAASCIELAVRGGKLARMLEREIPAEVAQGLRGASQRPATPRPPVVHRIPLAKAAELFDEKPARKPGAP; encoded by the coding sequence ATGGCGAAGGTACGACGGCTCCCGGAGCGCCAGTGTGTGGCCTGCGGCCAAGTGCGCACGAAACGGGATCTCGTGCGCGTCGTTCGGACCGTGTCGGGTGACGTGCGGGTCGATCCGACGGGGAAGTTGTCCGGCCGCGGGGCGTACGTGTGCCCGGCGGCGTCCTGCATCGAGCTCGCCGTGCGTGGAGGGAAACTCGCACGCATGCTCGAGCGCGAGATTCCCGCTGAGGTGGCACAGGGGTTGCGTGGGGCATCGCAGCGGCCGGCAACCCCGCGCCCCCCTGTGGTGCACCGGATCCCCCTGGCCAAAGCCGCGGAGCTGTTCGACGAGAAGCCCGCGCGGAAGCCGGGAGCGCCCTAG
- a CDS encoding YtxH domain-containing protein produces the protein MEEPRDFLSGLIVGGLIGAALGLLFAPEAGEKTRERLRKQSEEWRDRAREQADRVADRVATTAGEVAERVRERADEFASRARSTAEEAIHRGRTVFEEKSGRLRRAYDEGRDAVPGWSPESPEAPERSEG, from the coding sequence ATGGAAGAGCCCAGGGACTTTCTGTCGGGATTGATCGTCGGAGGGTTAATCGGCGCCGCCCTCGGGTTGCTCTTCGCCCCCGAGGCCGGGGAGAAGACGCGCGAACGGCTGCGCAAGCAGTCCGAAGAGTGGCGGGACCGGGCCCGGGAGCAGGCGGACCGGGTGGCCGATCGTGTGGCCACCACGGCGGGTGAGGTCGCCGAGCGCGTCCGCGAACGCGCGGATGAGTTCGCGTCGCGGGCGCGGAGTACCGCGGAAGAAGCGATCCACCGCGGCCGCACCGTATTCGAGGAGAAGTCCGGTCGCCTGCGGCGCGCCTACGACGAGGGGCGCGACGCCGTGCCGGGGTGGTCGCCGGAATCCCCCGAAGCCCCCGAACGGTCGGAGGGGTAG
- a CDS encoding HAD family hydrolase, translated as MEGAAYNAAVVTPARVALIFDMDNTLIGSRIDFPAIRRSLIAMLRTTGAVDESDEVLMRRALAQLVAIGAAHDRHHGTALARRMWEIIEAHEAEGLRDALPLDGAAEVLGTLRARGFRIAVLTNNGRTGAVDALHASGLGGLAETVIARDDAGALKPAGDGVWEAVRRLGSVERSYVIGDSWIDGAAAAEAGARFIAYRRSAEELGDRGIHPWCCVAHLGELLALDFTT; from the coding sequence GTGGAGGGCGCGGCGTACAATGCCGCTGTGGTGACGCCCGCGCGGGTCGCGCTGATCTTCGATATGGACAACACGTTGATCGGCTCGCGGATCGACTTCCCGGCAATCCGACGATCGCTGATCGCGATGCTGCGGACGACGGGCGCGGTGGACGAATCCGACGAGGTCCTGATGCGCCGCGCGTTGGCGCAGCTCGTGGCGATAGGGGCCGCGCACGATCGCCATCACGGCACCGCGCTGGCCCGACGGATGTGGGAGATCATCGAAGCGCACGAAGCCGAGGGGCTGCGTGACGCCCTGCCGCTGGATGGCGCCGCCGAGGTCCTTGGGACCCTGCGCGCGCGCGGGTTCCGGATCGCGGTCCTCACGAACAACGGCCGGACCGGCGCCGTTGACGCCCTGCACGCCTCCGGCCTCGGCGGGCTGGCCGAAACCGTGATCGCCCGCGACGACGCCGGGGCGCTGAAACCTGCAGGGGACGGCGTCTGGGAAGCGGTACGCCGCCTCGGCTCCGTGGAGCGGTCCTATGTGATCGGGGATTCGTGGATCGACGGGGCCGCGGCCGCCGAGGCGGGCGCCCGGTTCATCGCCTATCGGCGCAGTGCGGAAGAACTCGGCGATCGGGGAATCCACCCCTGGTGCTGCGTCGCCCACCTCGGGGAACTGCTCGCGCTCGACTTCACCACGTAG
- a CDS encoding ATP-binding protein yields MPGRRRTGQAAEAVGVTIPAKPEFVSVARLTAATVAARQSFSYDEIEDLKIAISEACNALILAGTSGSPLALRFGLEGATLEIRIETDGPGVELDPPPGPDGAPLNEGRLGVFLMQCLVDKVDSRRTAQGKAELRLVKRRQR; encoded by the coding sequence GTGCCGGGGCGGAGGCGCACGGGACAGGCGGCGGAGGCGGTCGGGGTCACGATCCCGGCGAAGCCCGAGTTTGTCAGCGTCGCGAGGTTGACCGCGGCGACCGTGGCAGCGCGGCAGTCGTTCTCCTATGACGAGATCGAGGATTTGAAGATCGCGATCTCCGAGGCGTGCAACGCGCTGATCCTTGCGGGGACGTCGGGATCCCCGCTCGCCCTCCGATTCGGCCTCGAAGGAGCGACGCTGGAAATCCGGATCGAGACCGATGGCCCCGGGGTGGAGCTCGATCCCCCCCCGGGGCCCGATGGGGCGCCCCTGAACGAGGGTCGCCTCGGAGTGTTCCTGATGCAGTGCCTGGTCGACAAAGTCGACTCGCGTCGGACCGCGCAGGGAAAGGCGGAGCTCCGGCTCGTTAAGCGTCGCCAGCGATAA
- the paaI gene encoding hydroxyphenylacetyl-CoA thioesterase PaaI — protein MKPTPQQIAEAARDAMWTQDRASRTLGMAVVEIGPGHAMLRMAVRPEMCNGHLICHGGMIFALADSAFAFACNSYNTVTVANNCAITFTAAAHVGDVLTAEAVERHRSGRSGVYDVTVTDQSRRLVAVFRGHSTQIRGELVSGLTPNAPDTGAS, from the coding sequence ATGAAGCCGACGCCGCAACAGATCGCCGAAGCCGCCCGCGATGCGATGTGGACGCAGGACAGGGCCAGCCGCACCCTTGGCATGGCGGTGGTCGAGATCGGTCCGGGCCACGCCATGCTGCGCATGGCGGTGCGGCCGGAGATGTGCAACGGGCATCTCATCTGTCACGGTGGGATGATCTTCGCGCTCGCCGATTCGGCGTTCGCCTTCGCCTGCAACTCTTACAACACGGTCACGGTGGCGAACAACTGCGCGATCACGTTCACCGCCGCCGCGCACGTGGGCGATGTCCTGACGGCCGAGGCGGTTGAGCGGCACCGCAGCGGAAGGTCCGGGGTGTACGACGTGACCGTCACCGACCAGAGCAGAAGATTAGTCGCCGTCTTCCGCGGCCACTCCACCCAGATCAGGGGCGAACTGGTGTCGGGGCTGACACCAAACGCCCCAGACACCGGCGCGTCTTGA